Proteins from a single region of Acidovorax sp. NCPPB 3576:
- a CDS encoding 3-oxoacyl-ACP synthase has translation MTPLTIAATGACTPIGTRAWQTGSAVASRFAAFTRQPITGHIDHQATVSRVAAIEPECTGIDRLIRLAAPALHEALQDPTTATTAVWPLVRPIPVFIALPEPLPELRGAIDAQRFALELPRALDVAPEFLPLMLYTGGAVAGADALAAAYRFLHEHPAVPEVIFGGVDSLIDPAVVDCLYERRWLKVNGHTEGFIASEGAAFVRLARKPCAANYVTVFPPGFGQEAAPRVGSEAILSGAGLIDAAIQALKAATLPAEALHSYWSDMDGSPWRGSELTNLSAALAAQHGHPAMQEPAAFLGEMGAAWAPLLLCLLHEMRQGLHHPHRPVALSGHAGLQSVTGLSTRTAAWVATWNHTHKPMPSPSTRNREAA, from the coding sequence ATGACCCCCTTGACCATCGCGGCCACGGGGGCGTGCACGCCCATCGGCACGCGCGCCTGGCAGACCGGCAGCGCCGTGGCCAGCCGCTTTGCGGCCTTCACCCGCCAGCCCATCACGGGCCACATCGATCATCAGGCCACGGTGTCGCGCGTTGCAGCCATCGAGCCCGAATGCACCGGCATTGATCGGCTGATTCGGCTGGCTGCACCGGCCCTGCACGAGGCGCTGCAAGATCCCACCACCGCAACCACCGCAGTGTGGCCGTTGGTCCGGCCCATCCCGGTCTTCATCGCGCTGCCCGAGCCACTGCCCGAACTGCGCGGCGCCATCGATGCCCAGCGGTTCGCGCTGGAGTTGCCGCGTGCGCTCGACGTGGCCCCCGAATTCCTGCCGTTGATGCTGTACACGGGCGGGGCGGTGGCCGGGGCGGATGCGCTGGCTGCGGCCTACCGCTTCCTGCACGAACACCCGGCAGTGCCCGAGGTCATCTTCGGCGGCGTGGACAGCCTGATCGACCCGGCCGTCGTGGACTGCCTCTATGAGCGGCGCTGGCTCAAGGTCAACGGCCACACCGAGGGCTTCATCGCCTCGGAAGGGGCCGCCTTCGTGCGGCTGGCGCGCAAGCCCTGTGCGGCGAACTACGTCACCGTGTTTCCGCCGGGCTTCGGGCAGGAAGCCGCGCCGCGCGTGGGCAGCGAAGCCATCCTGAGCGGCGCGGGCCTCATCGACGCTGCCATCCAGGCCCTGAAGGCCGCGACCCTGCCGGCCGAGGCACTGCATTCGTACTGGAGCGACATGGACGGCAGCCCTTGGCGCGGTAGCGAACTCACCAACCTGAGTGCGGCCCTCGCCGCGCAACATGGCCATCCTGCGATGCAGGAACCCGCCGCCTTCCTGGGCGAGATGGGCGCCGCCTGGGCGCCGCTGCTTCTGTGCCTGCTGCATGAAATGCGCCAGGGCTTGCACCACCCGCACAGGCCCGTGGCACTGAGCGGCCACGCCGGCCTGCAAAGCGTGACCGGCCTGTCCACGCGAACGGCCGCCTGGGTCGCCACCTGGAACCACACCCACAAACCGATGCCGTCTCCATCCACCCGCAACCGCGAAGCTGCCTGA
- a CDS encoding DUF6531 domain-containing protein, with translation MATYVNDRRAIHEGRSPAMIPGPINPVFPKPNGPPVPILNMAHGPGLKNGTATLKIDGHPVSVAGSRFESIPATPDRLGGIAGVRSQVVGGAAEPTSYSSDTKFEGRGSVRSFDTTKSNAKVIEPGWFEWAAMKALPGPYDQLAVKVLDKLPGALGDELIAVGDSLTDPWALVKPALKLVGKAIPGLNVLVGGAATAEAAAQMAELAAQVQEMLTPPMTDEKLDQIAQVIADKVAEIVVGFVIGKIAKRAKAKPDSVGSRGDNQVNPNTQAKIIDGVNAPTPGISKCETGSCRPVLFATGVKILAETDFALPGLLPLEWQRFYRSADRRPGWLGWGWSTPLSIELALVHSHVHYYDARGRRVQLPPLSPGQSHFDEREKITLQRHEDGRYSVEATDGLRHEFAKPVPGQWRLPLARVRDRHGNAITLHYPAYDETGVDGIAPRPTGLTDSAGRELHFGWTEAGLLAEVRLAPRTLDGVQHQGGVLVRYAYDSAGNLEGDQHANLARATDAQGGTTAYRYENHLMVAYITKNGFTHHQQWSRLDAGGRVVRTWTDTPGLLDTRFEYDLGMRTTHVTDALGRRTSYHYNAHNEVVAVTEAGPDGQSVRTETQMDRAGNPEASTDALGRSTRWQWDARGNLTAVTDAAGATTRLRYNAQNLPTEITDALGHVWRNDYDARGDLREHTDALGHATRYQYDPRGLPVAIEDAHGKTRHLQWDAAGQLVAYTDCSGRTTRYQYDILGNLAASIDALGQTTRYQHDALGQLRIVTEADGAEHRYDHDAQGNLTAYTDPKGAITRYAYNGLDQPVERQDPQGQSLHYRYDAVGRLVALQNENGAWYQFHYDAADNLVQEIGFDGRIQRYRYNAAGELTELHERDAAQPPDTPYDMAPDAPLPKRTHFQRDRLGRLLAKVHSNGEAASYAYDLLGRMVGCANGQAQVRFGYDPLSQLVEETQVHLSEGSGPDNGASAAATFTLRHAYDALGNRIESVLPSGKQVQWLYYGSGHLHQILVDGHTVSDIERDALHQEISRTQGALTSRYGLDPMGRLVAHKVSREAALQHQPGAATAQALWDKGTSKAPGLSDLLARLPSGQRIARHYQYDRGGNLTATQDSLRGASEYRYDALGRILSAHKGTRSTAQGTQQGEDREQFTFDPAGNLLNPNRGGEQSAGGVSHEREKVPTNRLTVYQDLRFTYDLHGNVVQRLVGWHTVQNFRYSAEHQIVEATVTRYRERPMPKAVQAGQVQAEPASTVQTTRYRYDALGRRIDKTDAFGKTRFVYDGDLLAGEIRGSKVSEYLYEPDSFVPLAKLESEAKRAPAQEVLGHIAIEDIANAEVKTKDFAVYYYQCDQIGAPQELTDEAGRIVWAASYKVWGQTQALEYLKTGTDDEVAVFTASDRPLALAVQGQTQTLNLVEQPLRFQGQYFDGETGLHYNRFRYYDPVTGRFVHQDPIGLEGGELVYLYSPNPLYFSDPLGLIRVTGKTSSGKNRVSGAWREKHGPSVNRRHHLIPQEMLKNKCFVNRLKAAGVKNPKDFIDRQIADIPNATHSDAHSNGWNNDFKSWFCQNPNFSQSDLQSQIKKMMKDYNIPKSSRSAGGRYGG, from the coding sequence ATGGCCACGTACGTCAACGACCGCAGGGCGATCCACGAGGGGCGCAGCCCGGCCATGATTCCGGGGCCGATCAACCCGGTGTTCCCCAAGCCCAACGGACCGCCGGTGCCGATCCTGAACATGGCGCACGGGCCGGGCCTCAAGAACGGCACGGCCACGCTCAAGATCGACGGCCATCCAGTCTCGGTCGCCGGCAGCCGGTTCGAATCCATTCCCGCCACACCCGACCGGCTGGGCGGCATTGCGGGCGTGCGCTCCCAGGTGGTGGGGGGCGCGGCCGAACCCACCAGCTACAGCAGCGACACCAAGTTCGAAGGCCGGGGCAGCGTCCGCTCATTCGACACCACCAAAAGCAACGCCAAAGTCATTGAGCCTGGCTGGTTCGAATGGGCGGCCATGAAGGCCCTGCCCGGGCCCTACGATCAACTGGCCGTCAAGGTCCTCGACAAACTTCCTGGCGCGTTGGGGGACGAGCTCATTGCGGTGGGCGATAGCCTCACCGATCCGTGGGCGTTGGTGAAGCCTGCTCTCAAGCTGGTGGGCAAAGCGATTCCCGGCCTGAACGTCCTCGTCGGCGGTGCGGCCACCGCAGAGGCCGCCGCGCAAATGGCGGAGCTCGCAGCGCAGGTCCAGGAAATGCTGACGCCGCCGATGACCGACGAGAAGCTCGATCAGATCGCCCAAGTCATCGCCGATAAAGTGGCAGAAATCGTGGTCGGCTTCGTCATCGGCAAGATTGCCAAGCGCGCCAAGGCCAAGCCGGACTCGGTCGGGAGCCGCGGGGACAACCAGGTCAATCCCAACACACAGGCCAAGATCATTGACGGGGTGAACGCTCCTACGCCGGGCATTTCGAAATGCGAGACGGGCAGTTGCAGGCCTGTCCTCTTCGCCACCGGCGTCAAGATTTTGGCGGAAACCGACTTTGCCTTGCCCGGCCTGCTGCCACTGGAGTGGCAGCGCTTTTACCGCTCGGCCGACCGGCGCCCCGGCTGGCTGGGCTGGGGGTGGAGCACGCCCTTGAGTATCGAGCTGGCCCTGGTCCACAGCCATGTGCACTACTACGATGCCCGGGGCCGCAGGGTGCAGTTGCCGCCGCTCTCGCCCGGGCAGAGCCACTTCGACGAGCGAGAAAAGATCACGCTGCAGCGCCACGAAGACGGGCGCTACAGCGTCGAGGCCACCGATGGCCTGCGGCACGAGTTCGCCAAGCCCGTGCCCGGCCAGTGGCGCCTGCCCTTGGCGCGGGTGCGCGACCGCCACGGCAATGCCATCACGCTGCATTACCCCGCCTATGACGAAACCGGCGTGGACGGCATCGCGCCGCGCCCCACCGGCCTCACCGACAGCGCCGGCCGCGAGTTGCACTTCGGCTGGACCGAGGCTGGCCTGCTGGCCGAGGTGCGCCTCGCGCCCCGCACCCTGGATGGCGTGCAGCACCAGGGCGGGGTGCTGGTGCGTTATGCCTACGACAGCGCGGGCAACCTGGAAGGCGACCAGCACGCCAACCTCGCCCGCGCCACCGATGCGCAGGGCGGCACCACCGCCTACCGCTACGAGAACCACCTCATGGTGGCCTACATCACCAAGAACGGCTTCACCCACCACCAGCAATGGAGCCGGCTGGATGCGGGTGGGCGCGTGGTGCGCACCTGGACCGACACCCCCGGCCTGCTGGACACCCGTTTCGAATACGACCTGGGGATGCGCACCACCCATGTCACCGATGCCCTGGGCCGGCGCACCAGCTACCACTACAACGCGCACAACGAAGTCGTTGCCGTCACGGAAGCCGGACCGGACGGCCAATCTGTACGCACAGAAACGCAGATGGACCGCGCCGGCAACCCCGAGGCCAGCACCGACGCCCTGGGCCGCAGCACCCGCTGGCAATGGGACGCCCGTGGCAACCTGACCGCCGTCACCGACGCGGCCGGCGCCACCACGCGGCTGCGCTACAACGCGCAGAATTTGCCGACCGAGATCACCGACGCCCTGGGCCATGTGTGGCGCAACGACTACGACGCGCGCGGCGACCTGCGCGAGCACACCGACGCCCTGGGCCACGCCACCCGCTACCAATACGACCCGCGCGGCCTGCCCGTTGCCATCGAGGACGCCCACGGCAAGACCCGGCATCTGCAATGGGATGCGGCCGGCCAACTGGTGGCCTACACCGACTGCTCGGGCCGCACCACCCGCTACCAGTACGACATCCTGGGCAACCTGGCCGCCAGCATCGATGCCCTGGGCCAGACCACGCGCTACCAGCACGACGCGCTGGGCCAGTTGCGCATCGTCACCGAAGCCGACGGGGCCGAGCACCGCTACGACCACGACGCGCAAGGCAACCTGACCGCCTACACCGACCCCAAAGGCGCCATCACCCGCTATGCGTACAACGGTCTGGACCAGCCCGTGGAGCGCCAGGACCCGCAGGGCCAGAGCCTGCACTACCGCTACGACGCGGTGGGGCGGCTCGTGGCGCTGCAAAACGAGAACGGCGCCTGGTACCAGTTCCACTACGACGCGGCTGACAACCTGGTGCAGGAGATCGGCTTCGATGGCCGAATCCAGCGCTACCGGTACAACGCGGCGGGCGAGCTGACCGAGTTGCACGAACGCGATGCCGCGCAGCCGCCGGACACGCCGTACGACATGGCGCCCGATGCGCCATTGCCCAAGCGCACGCACTTCCAGCGCGACCGGCTGGGCCGGCTGCTGGCCAAGGTCCACAGCAATGGAGAGGCGGCCAGCTACGCCTACGACCTGCTGGGCCGCATGGTCGGCTGCGCCAACGGGCAGGCGCAGGTGCGATTCGGCTACGACCCACTGTCGCAACTGGTCGAGGAAACGCAGGTCCATCTGTCCGAAGGGAGCGGGCCGGACAACGGCGCCTCAGCCGCGGCCACCTTCACCTTACGGCATGCCTACGACGCGCTGGGCAACCGAATCGAGAGCGTGCTGCCCAGCGGCAAGCAAGTGCAATGGCTGTACTACGGCTCCGGGCATCTGCACCAGATCCTGGTGGATGGCCACACCGTCAGCGACATCGAGCGAGACGCGCTGCACCAGGAGATATCGCGCACGCAAGGGGCGCTGACCAGCCGCTACGGCCTGGACCCGATGGGCCGGCTGGTGGCGCACAAGGTCAGCCGGGAGGCGGCACTGCAACACCAACCCGGCGCTGCCACCGCACAAGCCCTATGGGACAAAGGAACCAGCAAGGCTCCGGGCCTGTCCGATCTGCTGGCCCGCCTTCCCTCAGGCCAGCGCATCGCGCGGCACTACCAGTACGACCGGGGCGGCAACCTCACGGCCACGCAGGACAGCCTGCGGGGGGCCAGCGAATACCGCTACGACGCGCTGGGCCGCATCCTGTCGGCGCACAAAGGCACGCGGAGCACGGCGCAAGGTACGCAGCAGGGAGAAGACCGCGAGCAATTCACGTTCGATCCGGCCGGCAACCTGCTCAACCCCAACCGGGGCGGCGAGCAAAGCGCAGGCGGCGTGAGCCACGAGCGGGAAAAAGTGCCCACCAACCGACTCACCGTGTACCAGGACCTGCGGTTCACGTACGACCTGCATGGCAACGTCGTGCAGCGGCTGGTGGGCTGGCACACGGTGCAAAACTTCCGCTACAGCGCGGAGCACCAGATCGTGGAGGCCACCGTCACGCGCTACCGGGAGCGGCCGATGCCCAAAGCCGTGCAGGCAGGGCAGGTGCAGGCCGAACCAGCATCGACCGTGCAGACCACCCGCTACCGCTACGACGCGCTGGGGCGACGCATCGACAAGACCGACGCCTTCGGCAAGACCCGGTTCGTCTATGACGGCGACCTGCTCGCGGGAGAAATACGGGGCAGCAAAGTCAGCGAATACCTGTACGAGCCGGACAGCTTCGTGCCGCTGGCCAAACTGGAGTCGGAGGCGAAACGGGCTCCAGCGCAAGAGGTATTAGGGCATATTGCTATCGAAGATATAGCAAACGCGGAGGTCAAGACCAAGGACTTCGCCGTCTACTACTACCAGTGCGACCAGATCGGCGCGCCGCAGGAGTTGACGGACGAGGCGGGGCGGATCGTGTGGGCGGCCAGCTACAAGGTGTGGGGGCAGACACAGGCGCTGGAGTATTTGAAGACCGGCACGGACGATGAGGTGGCGGTGTTCACGGCCAGTGATCGCCCGCTGGCGTTGGCGGTTCAGGGCCAGACGCAAACCCTTAATCTGGTGGAGCAGCCGCTGAGGTTCCAGGGGCAGTACTTCGATGGGGAAACCGGGCTGCATTACAACCGCTTCCGGTACTACGATCCGGTGACCGGGCGGTTTGTGCATCAAGACCCGATTGGGTTGGAAGGCGGTGAATTAGTTTACCTATATTCACCCAACCCATTATATTTCTCTGATCCTCTTGGACTTATTAGAGTCACAGGAAAAACCTCCTCTGGGAAAAATCGAGTTTCTGGTGCTTGGCGTGAAAAACATGGGCCGTCTGTAAATCGAAGGCATCATTTAATACCTCAAGAAATGTTGAAGAACAAATGCTTCGTTAACAGACTGAAGGCTGCTGGTGTAAAAAATCCAAAAGATTTCATAGACCGCCAAATTGCAGACATTCCCAATGCAACGCACTCCGATGCACATAGTAATGGATGGAATAATGACTTTAAATCCTGGTTTTGCCAAAATCCCAACTTTTCCCAGTCAGATCTCCAATCTCAAATTAAGAAAATGATGAAAGACTACAATATCCCTAAAAGCTCTAGAAGCGCAGGAGGAAGATATGGTGGATAA
- a CDS encoding Bug family tripartite tricarboxylate transporter substrate binding protein translates to MISPFPAGGSTDILARLLSKHMFPASGQALVVENVPGAGGNVGAALVARSPADGYTLEIGAMSTHAMNGSIYKNLSFDPMNDFDTVALLAYAINAVAISASVPVRTFPELLAYIRANPGKVNYSTGGIGTHNHLTVALLAKTAGLDIVHVPYKGGGPAVAALVQDECQLYAGGASLLLPHAQAGKVRLVAVTEKSRSELLPDLPSVSETLKGFEVTNWYGAFAPRGLEASRRALLNQEINRVIALPEVAERLKGLGMVHASLSPLQVRDVLQADHDHWSRTIQSLRIASE, encoded by the coding sequence TTGATTTCCCCGTTTCCGGCCGGTGGCTCCACCGATATTCTGGCGCGCCTGCTTTCCAAGCACATGTTTCCCGCCAGCGGGCAGGCCCTGGTCGTCGAGAATGTGCCCGGCGCTGGCGGTAATGTGGGAGCAGCCCTGGTCGCCCGATCACCCGCCGATGGCTACACCCTCGAAATCGGTGCCATGTCCACGCATGCGATGAACGGCAGCATCTACAAGAACCTGTCGTTCGATCCCATGAACGATTTCGACACGGTGGCCTTGCTGGCCTATGCGATCAATGCAGTGGCCATCTCGGCCAGCGTGCCGGTGCGCACCTTCCCGGAACTGCTGGCCTACATCCGCGCCAATCCGGGCAAGGTCAACTATTCGACCGGGGGCATTGGCACCCACAACCACCTCACCGTCGCGCTGCTGGCGAAGACCGCCGGTCTGGACATCGTTCATGTGCCTTACAAAGGCGGTGGCCCTGCCGTGGCGGCATTGGTTCAGGACGAATGCCAGTTGTATGCAGGCGGGGCCTCGCTGCTGCTGCCCCACGCCCAGGCGGGCAAGGTGCGACTCGTAGCCGTGACCGAGAAGTCCCGTTCGGAATTGCTGCCGGACCTCCCCAGCGTTTCGGAAACGCTCAAGGGGTTCGAGGTGACCAACTGGTATGGCGCGTTCGCACCGCGCGGGCTGGAGGCCAGCCGCCGCGCCCTGCTCAACCAGGAGATCAATCGCGTCATCGCGCTGCCAGAAGTGGCCGAGCGGCTCAAGGGACTGGGCATGGTGCATGCCTCCCTGTCGCCGCTGCAAGTGCGCGACGTGCTGCAGGCCGATCACGACCACTGGTCACGCACGATCCAGTCGCTGCGGATCGCCAGCGAGTGA
- a CDS encoding AP2/ERF family transcription factor, producing the protein MTQAAYPKIYALTPRFYKGVLVRWSVMLVRQGQRYQREFAVTDHGGVEDARAAALVYRDELLRTIRPLSLREFSAIVRKNNTSGVPGVSRNVDPGGVRWSATVYLANGKSQRRSFAVKKFGEERARELAIEARHQMLQTLEGWMVRHPDGEPQGQALPDMDRSAIPRLRKDRGERSPTRLSLERRVYRYRWTRTMRRGGLWTGEYWVAEYSTSDGKVRRKCFSVGRHGEEEARRLALEQRREWVLNPPPPQNRTR; encoded by the coding sequence ATGACGCAAGCTGCCTACCCAAAGATTTACGCCCTCACGCCACGGTTTTATAAAGGGGTCCTGGTGCGCTGGTCAGTCATGCTGGTGCGGCAGGGCCAGCGCTATCAACGCGAGTTCGCGGTCACAGATCACGGCGGCGTAGAAGACGCCAGGGCCGCAGCACTTGTGTACCGAGACGAATTGCTGCGGACCATCCGCCCGTTGAGCCTGCGGGAGTTCAGCGCCATCGTCCGCAAGAACAACACCTCCGGGGTGCCAGGCGTCTCTCGGAATGTTGATCCGGGAGGGGTTCGCTGGTCGGCCACGGTGTATCTGGCCAACGGCAAATCACAGCGCCGATCCTTTGCAGTGAAGAAATTCGGCGAGGAGCGCGCCAGGGAACTGGCAATCGAGGCACGGCACCAGATGCTCCAAACCTTGGAAGGGTGGATGGTTCGCCACCCTGACGGTGAACCCCAAGGCCAGGCACTCCCCGACATGGATCGCTCTGCCATTCCTCGTCTTCGCAAGGACCGGGGTGAGCGATCGCCGACACGGCTGTCGCTGGAGCGCCGCGTGTACCGCTATCGGTGGACCCGGACGATGCGCCGCGGCGGGTTGTGGACCGGCGAATACTGGGTCGCGGAGTATTCGACGTCCGACGGCAAGGTTCGGCGCAAGTGCTTTTCCGTGGGACGCCATGGCGAGGAAGAAGCCAGGCGGCTTGCCCTGGAGCAACGCCGGGAATGGGTGCTGAACCCGCCCCCGCCACAGAACCGGACCCGATAG